The Flammeovirga agarivorans DNA window AAAGATTTCAGTGAATTGTGATAGGCCTTTTTTAGATCCCAAAATGCACTCCAATATTGAGTATTTTTCATCTCACATAAGCCTCTTATGATGAGCTCATTTTCAGAATATTCTGATTCAGAAATTACTTTAGGGAGTGGATAATTTTCATTAGGTGATAATAACACCTTAAGATATGGGTATAGATAGTTTTCATCGTAAGTAATACTTTGATGTGTAGAACTATACACTTCAGTTGTTATCATAAATATTGCTAATATGAAAAGTATTTTGATGAAAAAATCTCTCATGAACTCATTAAGTAAAATTCAAATCTATCAATTTGATGTTAAAAGGCCATCAAATTTTAATAACATTAAGTGAAAGCAACGATAAAAAATTGGAATCGTTAAATATTTTAGATAATCTTGTCGTCTAATAATTCTGAAAAATCATATGAAATTTATTGTTGAAATAATTTTACCTGAAGTTCTAGATCAAAATCTTATTGACTTACTTCCATCTCAATATACTGAGATTGGAGAAATGATGAATCAGGGAATTATATCATCTTTTATGTTATCTGACGACGCACAAAAGGCTTGGTTGACTTTAGATGCGACTTCAGTTGACGAAGTAGACAATATACTCACTGCATTTAAACTTTATGACTTTGTGGAGATGAATATCATGGAGTTGAGTATATCTGAAATGGCCTCACCAGCAGTGCCAACCTTCTCGTTAAATTAAGAAATTTACTAAAGTATAATTATAGAAGCCATCCATTTAGGGTGGCTTTTCTTTTTAATGTGTAATACTTTGCACGTAATTTGCTTACAAAACTATTATTCCAATTATCAAATTATATATAAATCATAATGCAAAGATTTTTTTCATTATATATTTTACTCATTTTCTTTTCTTTTAATGCTAATGCTCAAGAAGAAGATGTAACATCTAACCCTTTAGTTTTAAAGCTAGGAGGGTATGATTTACTTTATAGCGAAGTGAAATTTGATGAAATAGAGTTCCCAATGAGTGATGTGGATATTATTCCATTAAGTGGTAATAAAACTTTTGCAACTTTTAAGGCTACAGGAGAGCGTCACCCAGATGGACAACAGATTTTGCAAACTTATTTTGATAAAGTGAGATCTTTAAGAGGTAAGCCCCTTTTCAAAGGAGATAATTATGGATCTTTTCAAGTAAAATCGAACAATAAGAAATTTTGGTGCGTGATTGAAACTCATGAAAATGGAGATTCATATACGGTAACCATTATTGGTCAAGATAGAATTCAAGAGGCCGAGACTGCACAAGAAATGTTGGAATTGTTGAAATCACAAGGTTCAGTAGATTTATATTTCCAATTTGCAACAGGTAGTGCAACATTATCAAAAGCCTCTCAACAGACGGTAGATGAACTTTCAATGTTGTTAAAACGCTATGCTCCAAAACTTAAACTAAGTATAGAAGGGCATACCGATAATGTAGGTAGTGTATCAGCCAATAAGAAACTATCACTTAATAGAGCAATTGCAGTAAAAAAGCAATTAGTTAGGAAAGGGATTGATCCAAATCGATTGGAAACTGTTGGATGGGGTTCTGAAAGGCCGATTTCATCAAATGATGATGAAAAAGGTAGAATGAAAAACCGTAGAGTTTCGATAAAAGCAATCAACTAGATATATTTGTAACCGATTCAATAATGGATCGGTTTTTTTTATTTATATGAAACAATACTTCACCTTAATATTACTAACGCTTGCATTTTTTAGTTGTGATGAAAATGCCAAAAGAAATCAATCTTTTATAAAAGGTAGAGATGCTTTACAAATGAAAGAATTTGAAAAAGCTGAAATTCAATTAAAATTAGCTTTAGAAGAGGATTCTCTTTTTACAGAAGCATGGAATAACCTAGGAATTGCCTATGATGGACAAGGTAAAACTTATGAGGCTTTAAATGCATATAACATAGCCTTGAAACAGGATAATTGTTTAGAAGATGCCTACCAGAATAAAGCAAATGTCTATTTTAAATTAAAAGACTTAGATAAAGCAATAAAGACAGTTAGTAAAGGGCTTACATGTAACCCCGAAAACACATCATTATTACTAAATAGAGCAACCTTATTAGAAGAGAAAGGGGATTTTCAAGCGGCACTTGCTGATCTTAAACAATTGAAGGAAATCTCAGGAATTAGTGATGTTCTATACACCAATTTAGGTTTTGTATTTTATCATATTGGGATTTTAGACTCTGCATTTCATTATTCACTAATGGCAATTGAAATTAATCATAAGAGACATGAAGCTTTCAATAATTTAGGAATGGTTGAAATGCAAAAAAAGAATTATGGTGAAGCATCTAAGTTTTTTGAGAAAGCTATCGAAATCATTCCTACAAATTCTGTTTATCGCATAAATTTAGGTCGAAGTTATTTAAATGATAAAAACTTCAAAGAATCAGTTGACGCATTTAATATGGCTGTTTATTATAATGAAGAATTAGCATCAAAGGAGACTTCTGTTTATTCTTCATTGATTCTTAATAAAAAATACCAAGAAGCAACTAAGCTATTAACTGAGAATATTCCTGAAGGAAGACAAGCTCAAAAATTGGAGGAAATAATTACTCAAATGATCAGTTTAGAAGAAAAATCTTCTATTTGTGAATATATCAGCTATCTAAAATCAAAAAACATGGAAATAGATAAAGAAATTTATCTGAAATGTAAATAAGGTTTTATACATTAGTGTAGAATAGAGTTTGATCAGCTAATAAATTACTTTAATCACAATCAAACGCTAACAAAAAAAGGAAATTAATACCACATGGATTATCAAAATCTTCTTTTAGAAAAGAACGATGGTTTACTTACAATCACTATTAATAGAGAGAGTAAACTAAACGCACTTAACGGAAAAACATTACAAGAACTGAAGAGTGCATTCGACATGGCTTATGATGAAGAAGAAATTCGAACTGTGATCATTACAGGAAAAGGAGAGAAAGCTTTTGTTGCAGGAGCTGATATCTCAGAGTTTAAAGACCTGAATGAACTAAATGCTAGAAAATTCTCTGAAGAAGGCCAGGAGATTTTTAATGGTATTGAGAATTGCCCTAAACCTGTCATTGCAGCTGTTAATGGTTTTGCTTTAGGTGGAGGATGTGAATTAGCTATGGCATGTCACATTCGTGTTGCATCTGACAATGCAAAGTTTGGTTTGCCTGAAGTATCATTAGGTATAATACCTGGATATGGTGGGACACAAAGATTACCAATCCTAGTAGGTAAAGGAATTGCTAACGAAATGATTCTTACTGGAGATATGATTTCTGCTAAAAGAGGTCATGAAATTGGTTTAGTAAATCATGTAGTCTCACAAGATGAGTTAATGAATAAAACAAAGGAGATCGCAGCAAAGATCTTAGCGAAAGCTCCGATTGCAGTGTCACATGCCATTGATTGTATCAATGCAGCTCATACAAATGCATCTGGATACCAAACTGAAGCGAATGCTTTTTCAAGTGCAATAAAAACAGATGATTTCACTGAAGGTACATCTGCATTTTTAGAAAAAAGAAAGCCTAATTTCACAGGTAAGTAATTGAAATATAATTATATATAAAACCTCTTTGTTCAGTGTAAAATTGAACAAAGAGGTTTTTATTTTTAAAACTACTCATGTTAAAAAAATTATTATCAGATACTGTTATCTACGGATTAACT harbors:
- a CDS encoding tetratricopeptide repeat protein, which encodes MKQYFTLILLTLAFFSCDENAKRNQSFIKGRDALQMKEFEKAEIQLKLALEEDSLFTEAWNNLGIAYDGQGKTYEALNAYNIALKQDNCLEDAYQNKANVYFKLKDLDKAIKTVSKGLTCNPENTSLLLNRATLLEEKGDFQAALADLKQLKEISGISDVLYTNLGFVFYHIGILDSAFHYSLMAIEINHKRHEAFNNLGMVEMQKKNYGEASKFFEKAIEIIPTNSVYRINLGRSYLNDKNFKESVDAFNMAVYYNEELASKETSVYSSLILNKKYQEATKLLTENIPEGRQAQKLEEIITQMISLEEKSSICEYISYLKSKNMEIDKEIYLKCK
- a CDS encoding OmpA family protein, which produces MQRFFSLYILLIFFSFNANAQEEDVTSNPLVLKLGGYDLLYSEVKFDEIEFPMSDVDIIPLSGNKTFATFKATGERHPDGQQILQTYFDKVRSLRGKPLFKGDNYGSFQVKSNNKKFWCVIETHENGDSYTVTIIGQDRIQEAETAQEMLELLKSQGSVDLYFQFATGSATLSKASQQTVDELSMLLKRYAPKLKLSIEGHTDNVGSVSANKKLSLNRAIAVKKQLVRKGIDPNRLETVGWGSERPISSNDDEKGRMKNRRVSIKAIN
- a CDS encoding enoyl-CoA hydratase-related protein, encoding MDYQNLLLEKNDGLLTITINRESKLNALNGKTLQELKSAFDMAYDEEEIRTVIITGKGEKAFVAGADISEFKDLNELNARKFSEEGQEIFNGIENCPKPVIAAVNGFALGGGCELAMACHIRVASDNAKFGLPEVSLGIIPGYGGTQRLPILVGKGIANEMILTGDMISAKRGHEIGLVNHVVSQDELMNKTKEIAAKILAKAPIAVSHAIDCINAAHTNASGYQTEANAFSSAIKTDDFTEGTSAFLEKRKPNFTGK